Proteins found in one Nocardia brasiliensis ATCC 700358 genomic segment:
- a CDS encoding lipase family protein, whose translation MKRLTVAVATAAALLLSAATAAAEQGPQGTPGLDKVFNGFVVGQIQNAQPVPPDQAFQALLANDPFYEEPPLTGAEQPGTLLKAKKVDVMFLGITPPDIEAYKLMYVTTGIDGVTPMISTGILMIPNHGVPVGEKKVVSYQEANDSVGWSCHPSTQWTGGDPLDGSSWSALGPLALMFDKGYAVMISDVGNDGDRKPHGVFAGKFAAHAQLDGVRAALGYQEAGLNPKAPISLFGIAGGGVGAAFSAELQPTYAPELDVKTAVLEGMVVNPRNFMRVADGSVGSGFALATLLGLEPAYPEMRVNEKLNPAGVALADAFRTQCQTPAYFGLPFLPLNTLFNSGLSPADEPAFQHAFEENILGRAGTPKAKVAITSCAADDSPMSLVPAKDSRELADIYRAGGADVVYQPTDCSMTRMLTDIYGWGTDLFGMQTIDWIDRNFD comes from the coding sequence ATGAAACGATTGACCGTGGCCGTCGCGACGGCCGCCGCCCTGTTGCTGTCCGCCGCAACCGCGGCGGCCGAACAGGGCCCGCAGGGCACGCCCGGACTGGACAAGGTCTTCAACGGCTTCGTCGTCGGGCAGATCCAAAACGCCCAACCGGTTCCACCGGACCAGGCGTTCCAGGCGCTGCTCGCCAACGACCCGTTCTACGAGGAACCGCCGCTGACCGGCGCCGAGCAGCCGGGCACGCTGCTCAAGGCGAAGAAGGTCGACGTGATGTTCCTCGGCATCACCCCGCCCGATATCGAGGCGTACAAGCTGATGTACGTGACCACCGGCATCGACGGCGTCACCCCGATGATCAGCACCGGCATCCTGATGATCCCGAATCACGGTGTGCCGGTGGGGGAGAAGAAGGTCGTCTCCTACCAGGAGGCCAACGACAGCGTCGGCTGGTCCTGCCACCCCAGTACGCAGTGGACCGGCGGTGATCCGCTGGACGGCTCGTCGTGGTCGGCGCTCGGTCCGCTGGCGTTGATGTTCGACAAGGGTTACGCGGTGATGATCTCCGACGTGGGCAACGACGGAGATCGCAAGCCGCACGGGGTCTTCGCGGGCAAGTTCGCCGCGCACGCCCAACTCGACGGCGTCCGTGCGGCTTTGGGCTACCAGGAAGCCGGATTGAATCCGAAGGCGCCGATTTCGCTGTTCGGCATCGCGGGCGGCGGGGTCGGGGCGGCGTTCTCCGCCGAGTTGCAGCCGACCTACGCGCCCGAACTCGACGTGAAAACCGCTGTGCTGGAAGGCATGGTCGTCAACCCGCGCAACTTCATGCGGGTCGCCGACGGTTCGGTGGGGTCGGGTTTCGCGCTGGCGACCCTGCTCGGACTGGAGCCCGCGTACCCGGAGATGCGGGTGAACGAGAAGCTGAACCCGGCGGGTGTCGCGCTGGCCGACGCGTTCCGCACGCAGTGCCAGACGCCCGCGTACTTCGGGCTGCCCTTCCTGCCGCTCAACACGCTGTTCAACTCGGGGCTCAGCCCCGCCGACGAGCCCGCGTTCCAGCACGCGTTCGAGGAGAACATCCTCGGCCGTGCCGGAACGCCGAAGGCCAAGGTGGCCATCACCTCCTGTGCCGCCGACGACTCACCCATGTCGCTCGTGCCGGCCAAGGACTCGCGGGAACTGGCCGACATCTATCGGGCGGGTGGCGCCGACGTCGTCTACCAGCCGACCGATTGCAGCATGACCCGGATGCTCACCGACATCTACGGCTGGGGCACCGACCTGTTCGGCATGCAGACAATCGACTGGATCGACCGTAATTTCGACTGA
- a CDS encoding SDR family oxidoreductase: MAEKHVVRNGEVDIAVYEQGNPDGPTVLLLHGWPDSHRLWDSVVPELTERFRVLRVDNRGHGASTNPPGSKAISTTNLAADYVAVIEALGNGAPVHVLAHDWGSVATWEIVCGPDAQRLIASFTSVSGPHIAHVAQWARRRLARPTPRNIALPLAQLGSFAYSTFLALPVLPQAAIKLGMSEERWRAALSAAEGAAPEQIHLAPSFTTDMANGLRIYRSTWAANPFRNREQFTSVPTQIIVGTRDPAVRQSSYADEDRWAEQVWLRVVKGGHWLPFSHPRLLAAATVELIDTVTGAPPARTLRRSRIGVPRKPFEDQLVVITGGGSGIGRATALAFARAGAEIVVSDVNDIAAEATVALIAQAGGQGHAYELDVSDESAVRKHADSVLREHGVPDVLINNAGIGQAGRFLDTPSAEFDRVLAVNLHGVVNGCRAFAGAMAERGAGGHIVNLSSMAAYTPQQAFSAYSTSKAAVFMFSDCLRAELAGSGIGVSTICPGIVHTDIVRNTRMSGVSAAEEQRRQQRYDRLYRLRGYKPAKVADQIVRAVRQQRDVVPVTPEARLQYVFGRVAPALVRFAAARTSLVR; this comes from the coding sequence ATGGCCGAAAAGCATGTGGTGCGCAACGGCGAGGTCGATATCGCCGTGTACGAGCAGGGCAATCCGGACGGCCCGACGGTGCTGCTGTTGCACGGCTGGCCGGACTCGCATCGGCTGTGGGACAGCGTGGTGCCGGAACTGACCGAACGATTCCGCGTGTTGCGTGTGGACAACCGCGGGCACGGCGCGTCGACCAACCCGCCTGGCAGTAAAGCCATCTCGACGACGAACCTGGCGGCGGACTACGTCGCGGTGATCGAGGCCCTCGGCAACGGCGCGCCCGTGCACGTGCTCGCCCACGACTGGGGCAGCGTCGCGACCTGGGAAATCGTCTGCGGCCCCGACGCGCAACGTTTGATCGCCTCGTTCACGTCGGTGTCCGGACCGCATATCGCGCACGTCGCCCAGTGGGCGCGGCGGCGCCTGGCCCGGCCGACACCGCGCAATATCGCGCTGCCGCTGGCGCAACTCGGTTCCTTCGCCTACTCGACCTTCCTGGCGCTGCCGGTGCTCCCGCAGGCCGCGATCAAGCTCGGGATGAGCGAAGAGCGCTGGCGCGCCGCGCTTTCCGCCGCCGAGGGCGCCGCGCCGGAACAGATCCATCTGGCGCCGAGCTTCACCACGGACATGGCGAACGGGCTGCGTATCTACCGCTCCACCTGGGCCGCGAACCCGTTTCGGAACCGCGAGCAGTTCACCTCGGTGCCCACCCAGATCATCGTCGGCACCCGCGATCCGGCGGTGCGGCAATCGAGTTACGCCGACGAGGACCGCTGGGCCGAGCAGGTCTGGCTGCGCGTGGTGAAAGGCGGGCACTGGCTGCCGTTCTCGCATCCGCGGCTGCTCGCCGCGGCCACCGTCGAATTGATCGACACGGTCACCGGTGCGCCGCCGGCGCGCACCCTGCGCCGGTCCCGAATCGGCGTGCCGCGCAAGCCCTTCGAGGATCAGCTCGTGGTGATCACCGGCGGCGGCAGCGGTATCGGCCGGGCGACCGCGCTGGCGTTCGCCCGGGCGGGCGCGGAAATCGTGGTCTCCGATGTCAACGACATCGCGGCGGAGGCGACCGTGGCGCTGATCGCCCAGGCGGGTGGGCAGGGACACGCCTATGAACTGGATGTCTCCGACGAATCGGCGGTGCGCAAGCACGCCGACTCGGTGCTGCGCGAACACGGCGTGCCCGACGTCCTGATCAACAACGCGGGCATCGGGCAGGCCGGGCGCTTCCTGGACACTCCGTCGGCCGAGTTCGACCGCGTGCTCGCGGTGAATCTGCACGGCGTCGTCAACGGCTGCCGGGCTTTTGCCGGCGCGATGGCCGAGCGCGGGGCGGGCGGGCACATCGTCAACCTGTCCAGCATGGCGGCCTACACCCCGCAGCAGGCCTTCAGCGCCTATTCCACCAGCAAGGCAGCGGTTTTCATGTTCTCCGACTGTCTGCGTGCCGAATTGGCGGGCAGCGGAATCGGTGTCAGCACCATCTGCCCCGGCATCGTGCACACCGATATCGTCCGCAACACCAGGATGTCCGGTGTGTCGGCCGCGGAAGAGCAGCGCAGGCAGCAACGCTACGACCGGCTGTACCGGTTGCGCGGATACAAGCCCGCCAAGGTGGCCGATCAGATCGTGCGGGCGGTGCGCCAGCAGCGCGACGTGGTCCCGGTAACTCCGGAAGCCCGCCTGCAGTACGTCTTCGGTCGCGTCGCGCCCGCGCTGGTCCGATTCGCCGCCGCCCGAACGAGTTTGGTGCGCTGA
- a CDS encoding VanW family protein translates to MTSQPSTGRRGRQAGGEVGLRQLLESAQANGANRAPGEAPGGSTPAPGPSNPAPDRSNPVAYESNPAPYGSNPAAYGSDPAQYGSDPVRYDSNQAPYESNPTQYGSNPSQYDSNPPQHGSNLPQHEANPPRYGSNHAPYESNPAYAANPAPGRANSAPYEPNRAPEWVSDSAPTEPLRVTTPAANTHRARPAEPRPPGRRPISGPPPKRFDRTTIRRAGIAVGAVFAVVGIAYGVDLALSSGEVPRGTVVAGIDVGGMATAAADERLRAELGPRIERELPLRIGDVQTRMIPSAAGLSVDWDRTWARVGGQPLNPVTRFTSLFSARDVAVVSVVDDAALDRQLDALRVHDRPSVEGTIAFDKARPVAVAPVPGRVLDIAAARQDLIDEWISGLTVDLPVHPAPLNVRPEAVDLALRTVAEPAVRAPITFAGKGAAAKLDPEQIATTLAFAPDGNGGLALTVDQNIAVGLLAPQLAATEVEAKDATFALTGGKPTVVPAVIGDKINWPKTLEQYTALLTAPGERTAQAVYEKVEPKLTTEAAQGLGIVETMGSFTTNGFSGPSGVNIRVVAKKVNGAVVKPGDTFSLNDFTGPRGAAEGYVESGIIDHGRPATAVGGGISQFATTLYNAAYFAGMEDAGHTEHSYYISRYPAAREATVFDGAIDLRFRNNTPTGVFIEALATDSEVTVRLWGTKTLNVESVTGEKSKPTEPSTIKLPKGKDCIASEGAPGFTISDTRIITDRRTGKEVSRATRTVKYDPIPVVKCE, encoded by the coding sequence GTGACGAGCCAGCCGAGCACCGGACGCCGCGGCCGACAAGCAGGCGGCGAGGTCGGCCTACGCCAGCTGCTCGAGTCGGCCCAGGCGAATGGCGCGAACAGGGCTCCGGGGGAAGCGCCGGGCGGGTCGACCCCGGCCCCCGGCCCGTCGAACCCCGCGCCTGACCGGTCGAACCCGGTCGCGTACGAATCGAACCCCGCGCCGTACGGGTCGAACCCCGCCGCCTACGGGTCGGACCCGGCCCAGTACGGCTCGGATCCGGTCCGGTACGACTCGAATCAGGCTCCGTACGAGTCGAACCCGACACAGTACGGATCGAATCCTTCCCAGTACGACTCGAATCCGCCCCAGCACGGGTCGAATCTGCCCCAGCACGAGGCGAACCCGCCCCGGTACGGATCGAATCATGCTCCGTACGAATCGAATCCGGCTTATGCCGCGAACCCGGCTCCGGGAAGGGCGAATTCCGCACCGTATGAGCCGAATCGGGCCCCGGAGTGGGTCAGCGACTCGGCCCCCACCGAACCCCTGCGGGTCACCACCCCCGCGGCGAACACGCACCGCGCCAGGCCCGCCGAGCCGCGCCCGCCGGGGCGACGTCCGATCTCCGGACCGCCGCCGAAGCGATTCGACCGCACCACGATCCGGCGCGCCGGCATCGCGGTCGGCGCCGTGTTCGCCGTGGTCGGCATCGCCTACGGGGTCGACCTGGCGCTGTCCTCCGGTGAGGTGCCGCGCGGCACGGTCGTCGCGGGCATCGATGTCGGCGGCATGGCCACCGCGGCGGCGGACGAGCGGCTGCGCGCCGAACTCGGTCCGCGCATCGAGCGCGAGCTGCCGTTGCGCATCGGCGACGTACAGACCCGGATGATCCCGAGCGCCGCGGGCCTGTCGGTCGACTGGGACCGCACCTGGGCGCGGGTCGGCGGTCAGCCGCTCAATCCGGTCACCCGGTTCACCTCGCTGTTCAGCGCTCGCGATGTCGCGGTCGTCAGCGTGGTCGACGACGCGGCACTGGATCGTCAGCTGGACGCGTTGCGCGTGCACGATCGTCCGTCGGTCGAGGGCACCATCGCCTTCGACAAGGCCAGACCCGTCGCCGTCGCCCCGGTGCCGGGGCGCGTGCTCGATATCGCCGCCGCGCGCCAGGATCTCATCGACGAGTGGATCAGCGGTCTCACGGTGGATCTGCCGGTGCACCCCGCGCCGTTGAACGTGCGACCGGAAGCGGTCGACCTCGCCTTGCGTACCGTCGCCGAGCCCGCGGTGCGCGCGCCGATCACCTTCGCGGGCAAGGGCGCGGCCGCCAAGCTCGACCCGGAGCAGATCGCGACGACGCTGGCGTTCGCACCCGACGGCAACGGCGGACTGGCGCTCACCGTGGATCAAAACATCGCGGTCGGTTTGCTGGCGCCGCAGCTGGCGGCCACCGAGGTGGAGGCGAAAGACGCCACCTTCGCGCTGACCGGCGGCAAGCCCACCGTGGTGCCCGCCGTGATCGGCGACAAGATCAACTGGCCGAAGACGCTGGAGCAGTACACGGCGCTGCTGACCGCGCCGGGCGAGCGCACCGCGCAAGCCGTCTACGAAAAGGTCGAGCCGAAGCTGACCACCGAGGCGGCACAGGGTCTGGGCATCGTCGAGACCATGGGTTCGTTCACCACCAACGGTTTCAGCGGCCCCTCCGGGGTGAACATCCGGGTGGTCGCCAAGAAGGTCAACGGCGCCGTCGTGAAACCGGGAGATACCTTCTCGCTCAACGATTTCACCGGACCGCGCGGTGCCGCGGAAGGCTATGTGGAGTCCGGCATCATCGACCACGGCAGGCCCGCCACCGCCGTCGGCGGCGGCATCAGCCAGTTCGCCACCACCCTCTACAACGCCGCCTATTTCGCGGGCATGGAGGACGCGGGCCACACCGAGCACAGCTACTACATCTCCCGGTATCCGGCGGCGCGGGAGGCGACCGTGTTCGACGGCGCGATCGATCTGCGCTTCCGCAACAACACTCCGACCGGCGTCTTCATCGAGGCGCTCGCCACGGATTCCGAAGTGACGGTTCGGCTCTGGGGCACCAAGACGCTGAACGTCGAATCGGTCACCGGCGAGAAGAGCAAGCCGACCGAGCCGTCCACCATCAAGCTTCCGAAGGGCAAGGACTGCATCGCCTCCGAGGGCGCCCCGGGCTTCACCATTTCCGACACCCGGATCATCACCGATCGCCGCACCGGCAAAGAGGTCTCCCGCGCGACCCGCACCGTCAAATACGACCCCATCCCCGTGGTGAAGTGCGAGTAA
- the gnd gene encoding phosphogluconate dehydrogenase (NAD(+)-dependent, decarboxylating) — MQLGMIGLGRMGANIVRRIVKDGHTAVGYERRPKAIDELRQELGDDFRGSTDLTEFVQALQTPRVVWVMIPAGATGAVIDQVAELLEPGDIIIDGGNSRYHEDIARAERLTPKGIHYVDIGTSGGVFGLTRGFCLMIGGEPEPVRYLDPLLRSIAPGVEAAERTPGRTGEPSPAEQGYLHCGPAGAGHFVKMVHNGIEYGAMAAYAEGLNILHKADFGATHAGEFSAEETPLEHPEHYRYDLDIPEVTEVWRRGSVVASWLLDLTASALYADPNLDSYSGRVSDSGEGRWTLDAAIDTGVPAPVLAAAVFQRFSSRGESLYADKMLSAMRKAFGGHNELPGK; from the coding sequence ATGCAGCTGGGAATGATCGGCCTCGGTCGGATGGGCGCCAACATCGTGCGCCGCATCGTCAAGGACGGGCACACCGCGGTCGGCTACGAACGTCGCCCCAAGGCCATCGATGAACTGCGGCAGGAACTCGGCGACGACTTCCGGGGCAGCACCGACCTCACGGAATTCGTGCAGGCGCTGCAGACACCGCGGGTGGTGTGGGTGATGATCCCGGCGGGCGCCACCGGCGCGGTCATCGATCAGGTCGCCGAACTGCTCGAGCCCGGCGACATCATCATCGACGGTGGTAACAGCCGCTATCACGAGGACATCGCCCGGGCCGAGCGGCTGACCCCGAAGGGCATCCACTACGTGGACATCGGCACCTCGGGCGGTGTCTTCGGACTCACCCGCGGCTTCTGCCTGATGATCGGCGGTGAGCCGGAGCCGGTGCGATACCTGGATCCGCTGTTGCGCTCCATCGCACCGGGCGTCGAGGCGGCCGAGCGGACGCCGGGACGGACCGGGGAGCCGTCCCCGGCCGAGCAGGGCTACCTGCACTGCGGTCCGGCGGGCGCGGGTCATTTTGTGAAGATGGTGCACAACGGCATCGAGTACGGCGCGATGGCGGCCTACGCCGAGGGTCTGAACATCTTGCACAAGGCCGACTTCGGCGCGACGCACGCCGGCGAGTTCTCGGCCGAGGAGACTCCGCTCGAGCATCCCGAGCACTACCGGTACGACCTCGACATTCCCGAGGTCACCGAGGTGTGGCGGCGCGGTTCGGTGGTCGCCTCGTGGTTGCTGGATCTCACCGCGAGCGCGCTGTACGCCGACCCGAACCTGGATTCCTACAGCGGGCGGGTCTCCGATTCCGGCGAGGGCCGGTGGACCCTGGACGCCGCGATCGACACCGGGGTGCCCGCGCCGGTGCTCGCCGCCGCGGTGTTCCAGCGGTTCTCCTCGCGCGGGGAATCGCTGTACGCGGACAAGATGCTCTCGGCCATGCGCAAAGCCTTCGGCGGGCACAACGAGCTGCCCGGAAAGTGA
- a CDS encoding GGDEF domain-containing protein — protein sequence MFRAWWRDPADYAWLARALDSYTAVAWLKVVVGTGGVLLTGIALLAMSSDGGPPNDFGLAIDWTIAGFAVFWALRWWLLPWPSRVESLVLFGAADVAITVANLQESNRLYGALGLTLLVLTGGYLAVMHNAKVLALHAAWTVFSVVLLTGRMVAGGGDPMIGAAIVLMTAACGVVLMPAMQFCFWVLRQDAVRDPLTTLLNRRGLELYLAALAGSGCRRPVYAIALDLDRFKDINDRFGHAVGDEVLVRTAQRLRAALCAPFVVARTGGEEFVIFGQIAERTAQAEAERIRLAVSEPQVVGTDAGEPPETISVTASLGVVVYEGACDPALPYSMLRRADDLMYRAKQLGGNLVVTDELVASAAP from the coding sequence ATGTTCAGAGCTTGGTGGCGGGATCCGGCCGACTATGCCTGGCTCGCGCGGGCGCTGGACTCCTACACGGCGGTGGCCTGGCTGAAGGTGGTCGTCGGCACGGGCGGCGTCTTGCTGACGGGCATCGCCCTGCTGGCGATGTCTTCCGACGGTGGCCCGCCGAACGACTTCGGCCTCGCGATCGACTGGACCATCGCCGGGTTCGCGGTGTTCTGGGCGCTGCGCTGGTGGCTGCTGCCGTGGCCGTCCCGGGTCGAATCGCTGGTGCTGTTCGGGGCGGCGGACGTCGCGATCACCGTCGCCAACCTGCAGGAATCCAATCGGCTCTACGGGGCGCTCGGCCTGACCCTGCTGGTGCTCACCGGCGGCTACCTGGCGGTGATGCACAACGCGAAAGTGCTTGCGCTGCATGCGGCGTGGACGGTGTTCTCGGTGGTGCTGCTGACCGGCCGGATGGTGGCGGGCGGCGGCGATCCGATGATCGGCGCGGCGATCGTGCTGATGACCGCGGCCTGCGGCGTCGTGCTGATGCCCGCGATGCAGTTCTGCTTCTGGGTGTTGCGTCAGGACGCGGTCCGCGACCCCTTGACCACGCTGTTGAATCGGCGCGGACTGGAGTTGTACCTGGCGGCGCTGGCGGGCTCGGGTTGTCGCAGGCCGGTCTATGCGATCGCGCTCGACCTCGATCGGTTCAAGGACATCAACGATCGCTTCGGTCACGCGGTCGGCGACGAGGTGCTGGTGCGGACGGCGCAGCGCCTGCGTGCCGCGCTGTGCGCACCGTTCGTGGTGGCGCGCACCGGCGGAGAAGAGTTCGTGATCTTCGGTCAGATCGCGGAGCGGACCGCGCAGGCCGAGGCCGAACGGATACGACTGGCCGTCTCCGAACCGCAGGTTGTGGGCACGGATGCGGGGGAGCCGCCGGAAACGATCTCGGTGACCGCCAGCCTCGGAGTCGTGGTCTACGAGGGCGCCTGCGATCCCGCGCTGCCCTATTCGATGCTGCGGCGGGCCGATGACCTGATGTACCGCGCGAAACAACTCGGCGGGAACCTGGTCGTCACCGACGAACTCGTCGCGTCCGCCGCCCCCTGA